A stretch of DNA from Chromatiales bacterium:
TTGCCCACCTCGCCGAGCGTTGCACGGCAGTCGGCATGCACCTTGCGCATCTCGCCCGAGCGCAGACGCAGGGTCGCGAAACCGCCTTCGCGCGCCACCAGCTGCGCGGAACTGCCGGCCGACCGGGCCATCTGCGCGCCCTTGCCCGCCTTCAGCTCGATGCAGTGCACGAGCGAACCGACCGGGATATTGCGCATGGGCAGACAGTTGCCGGCGCGAATCGGCGAATCGGAGCCCGACATGACCCGGTCGCCCGCAACCAGGCCGCGCGGCGCCACGATGTAGCGGCGCTCGCCATCGGCGTACTTCAAAAGCGCAATGTTCGCCGTGCGGTTCGGATCGTATTCGAGTCGCTCGACCACCGCCTCGATCCCGTCCTTGTCGCGCTTGAAGTCGATCAGTCGGTAACGCTGCTTGTGACCGCCGCCCTGATGGCGAGTGGTGATGCGCCCGACGTTGTTGCGGCCCCCACTCTTGGCCTTGCGCTCAACGAGCGGCGCGTGCGGTTCGCCCTTGTGCAGGCTTTCCTCGCGCACCCGTACAACGAAACGGCGTCCCGGCGAGGTCGGCTTGGCTTTGAATGTGGCCATCTCTTTACTACCTTTACTCTTTAGCCGGCAACGCCGAAGTCGATCGACTGCCCATCGGCGAGGCGCACGTAGGCCTTGCGCACGGACGCGCGTCGTCCCGCATGACCGCGCGAGGTCTTGCGCTTGCCGGCGATGTTCACCATCTGCACGGCATCCACCTTGACCTCGAACATCAATTCCACGGCGGCGCGCACCTCGGGTTTCGTGGCATCGCCAAGCACCTTGAAGGCGTACTGTCCGCGCTGGTCCGCCGCGCTCGTGGCCTTTTCCGAAACCACCGGGGCCAGCAGAATCGTCATCAATCGTTCGCGATTCATTTGAAGCGCTCCTCGAGCAGCTTGACGGCACCCACGGTCAGAAGGATCTGCTCGGAGCCGACCAGGCTGACCGGGTCGACCTCAGCGGCCGTGCACACAGCCACCGTCGGTAGATTGCGGGCAGCAAGTTCGAGCGAACGATCGCAGTCTTCGGTCACGATCAAACAGCGGTTGAGCGAAAGTTCCGCCAGGCGCGCGGCCAGCAGTCGTGTCTTCGCCTCGCTGATGCCGATCGCGTCCACCACATGCAGACGCTCCTGGCGCACCAGTTCCGACAACACCGAGCGCATCGCACCGCGGTACATCTTGCGATTGACCTTCTGCTCAAAGTTGCGCGGACGCGCCGCAAAGGCCTGGCCACCGCCACGCCACAACGGCGAGCGCGACGAACCGGCACGCGCACGGCCCGTGCCCTTCTGGCGCCACGGTTTCGCACCA
This window harbors:
- the rplB gene encoding 50S ribosomal protein L2, whose translation is MATFKAKPTSPGRRFVVRVREESLHKGEPHAPLVERKAKSGGRNNVGRITTRHQGGGHKQRYRLIDFKRDKDGIEAVVERLEYDPNRTANIALLKYADGERRYIVAPRGLVAGDRVMSGSDSPIRAGNCLPMRNIPVGSLVHCIELKAGKGAQMARSAGSSAQLVAREGGFATLRLRSGEMRKVHADCRATLGEVGNSEHNLRSLGKAGAKRWRGVRPTVRGVAMNPVDHPHGGGEGRTSGGRHPVSPWGTPTKGYKTRRNKRTNKMIVRRRGRK
- the rplW gene encoding 50S ribosomal protein L23 yields the protein MNRERLMTILLAPVVSEKATSAADQRGQYAFKVLGDATKPEVRAAVELMFEVKVDAVQMVNIAGKRKTSRGHAGRRASVRKAYVRLADGQSIDFGVAG
- the rplD gene encoding 50S ribosomal protein L4, which encodes MQLTVHGGQGVDVADSVFSADFNEPLVHQIVTAYMAGARAGTKAQKTRADVSGGGAKPWRQKGTGRARAGSSRSPLWRGGGQAFAARPRNFEQKVNRKMYRGAMRSVLSELVRQERLHVVDAIGISEAKTRLLAARLAELSLNRCLIVTEDCDRSLELAARNLPTVAVCTAAEVDPVSLVGSEQILLTVGAVKLLEERFK